The proteins below are encoded in one region of Conger conger chromosome 17, fConCon1.1, whole genome shotgun sequence:
- the gjb8 gene encoding gap junction protein beta 8 yields the protein MSWGALYAQLGGVNKHSTSLGKIWLSVLFIFRIMILVLAAESVWGDEQSDFTCNTQQPGCKNVCYDRFFPVSHIRLWCLQLIFVSTPALLVAMHVAYRKRETKRSIIRAHGDKVQDDLESLRNRRLPITGPLWWTYTSSLFFRLVFEGGFMYVFYYIYDGFQMPRLVKCAEWPCPNVVDCFISRPTEKTVFTIFMVASSAICMVLNVAELSYLIVKALMRCSSGSARARGFPENGSKDKAFLQNKRNEMLLSSSDSSGSKAV from the coding sequence ATGAGCTGGGGAGCCCTGTACGCCCAGCTGGGTGGGGTCAACAAGCACTCCACCAGCCTGGGGAAAATCTGGCTGTCGGTGCTCTTCATCTTCCGCATCATGATCCTGGTCCTGGCGGCCGAGAGCGTGTGGGGCGACGAGCAGTCCGACTTCACCTGCAACACGCAGCAGCCGGGCTGCAAGAACGTGTGCTACGACCGCTTCTTCCCCGTCTCGCACATCCGCCTCTGGTGCCTGCAGCTCATCTTCGTCTCCACGCCGGCCCTCCTGGTGGCCATGCACGTGGCGTACCGCAAGCGCGAGACCAAGCGCAGCATCATCCGCGCCCACGGCGACAAGGTGCAGGACGACCTGGAGAGCCTGCGCAACCGCCGGCTGCCCATCACGGGCCCGCTGTGGTGGACCTACACCTCCAGCCTGTTCTTCCGCCTGGTGTTCGAGGGCGGCTTCATGTACGTCTTCTACTACATATACGACGGCTTTCAGATGCCGCGCCTGGTCAAGTGCGCCGAGTGGCCCTGCCCCAACGTGGTGGACTGCTTCATCTCGCGGCCCACCGAGAAGACCGTCTTCACCATCTTCATGGTGGCCTCGTCGGCCATCTGCATGGTGCTGAACGTGGCCGAGCTGTCCTACCTGATCGTCAAGGCGCTCATGCGCTGCTCCAGCGGCTCCGCCCGCGCTCGCGGCTTCCCGGAAAACGGCTCCAAGGACAAGGCCTTCCTGCAGAACAAAAGGAACGAGATGCTGCTGTCCTCCTCGGATTCCTCCGGCAGCAAGGCCGTGTGA
- the zmym2 gene encoding zinc finger MYM-type protein 2 isoform X1, protein MDSGLPEGSDPRLGGDEDGVPAEAESSMDPAPPTTQSAPVEGADAAHGDDDDDDVVLVEAPPPVPPAGAQASTPSPKQNDCAEKIVTATAAAPTHDTKTPTPSPPTPTPTTAAKSQSETIVIDDEEDSFEQKGSSSQPPPVSVAPPTSDSPPLSSTEPDSEIKIANVTTLGVASSGPAIAMETGASLGSKGDMNLMITSVTSLQGVGSGPGLEQDSGLQIGSTFSLNPETQMQASTSRPATFNPGRVGTANEPVQNGETTTHQRSDLWISQSATFPRNQKQPGVDSPAPAASLPKQVPSPSGSQQAPRTVKVTCANCRKPLKKGQTAYQRKGSAHLFCSTTCLSAFSHKPAPKKNCTMCKKDITSMKGTIVAQVDSSESFQEFCSTGCLSSYENKQNPPKTPVKTRCTVCGKLTEIRHEVSFKNVTHKICSDMCFNRYRMANGLIMNCCEHCGGYLPTKANHFLVIDGQQKRFCSHNCVKDYKQAHGKMTICSGCKTSCRALTGTHCIGANGTMETFCSAICMAKTKGSTTTVSTTTTTTTTEPRCHFCKEKALPQYQATLPEGVVYNYCSSTCMTKFQDFTALSGKKSNGQTAPSSTTNNIQLKCNYCRGAFSLKPQTLEWENKVYQFCSKPCCDDYKKLHCIVTFCEYCQEEKTLHETVKFSGVKKPFCSEGCKLLYKQEFAKRLGLKCVTCNHCTQMCKRGVTKQIDGVQRDFCSEPCANKFNDWYYKAARCDCCKLQGNLSESVQWRAEMKHFCDQQCLLRFYCQQNEPNLATQKGPENMSYGPGGQPQGTKATVYNQTSVPAFAGGGMLKDVKNKAVLCKPLTLTKATYCKPHMQSKHCQTEEEVQKEYIPVPVPVPVFIPVPMNMYAQATPTPVTLPVPIPVPVFLPTTLSGAEQIVQTIAELKIKIPADPLEAELLAMAEMIAEADEEKPDCTDVRCESADSADVKRETVKSESSSSGEEEEEEEEEDDSYQPHLDLEDDFPRVPDPVPAVEGLDAEIGFTLPLVLGDEREDKPGIKVEQKGRKRKAVEMDASPSSPDTSSMSCSFPLKSRYGVNAWKRWVLTRKNHPQDDKGKDRLKDVKPSRLKRNLLSLRAAELNYGLSRFVSEARRPGGESYAPDSIFYLCLGIQRYLLDNGRTEDIFSDPYYQLFGQELNRVLQGWQPSVLPDGSLWGRVEEQALWSSRQLGQHSPIALLRSLVYLNTKYFGLRTVDQHLRLSFGKVYEQRTVTPHSKDTSFCIRIPSISQDQVKTGTRKRKRKAVDGDPDYEPDEDSGSSTHCPIKKHECLLYELYLSKCPAALKKRTDVFYMTPDSSSSSDSALWYSSTPLERAVLEKVLTRILLIKDIYSQRDPSEEEEEEEEGSE, encoded by the exons ATGGACAGTGGCTTGCCGGAGGGTTCTGACCCCAGGCTGGGCGGAGACGAAGACGGCGTGCCCGCAGAGGCGGAGTCTTCCATGGACCCGGCCCCGCCTACCACGCAGAGCGCCCCCGTGGAGGGCGCTGACGCCGCCCACGGcgacgatgatgacgatgacgTGGTGCTGGTGGAAGCCCCGCCACCCGTACCCCCAGCCGGGGCTCAAGCGAGTACCCCCTCCCCAAAGCAAAATGACTGCGCTGAGAAGATTGTTACGGCAACGGCGGCAGCGCCCACACACGACACTAaaacccccactccctctccccccacccccacccccacaacgGCGGCCAAGAGCCAGAGCGAGACCATAGTGATTGACGATGAGGAAGACTCCTTTGAGCAGAAGGGCTCTTCCTCACAGCCCCCCCCAGTGAGTGTGGCCCCCCCCACCTCTGACAGCCCCCCgctgagcagcacagagccAGACTCGGAGATCAAGATAGCTAACGTCACCACGCTGGGCGTGGCCAGTTCCGGTCCCGCCATTGCCATGGAGACAGGTGCGTCATTGGGTTCCAAAGGGGACATGAACCTGATGATCACCAGCGTGACGTCGCTGCAGGGGGTGGGGTCAGGGccagggctggagcaggacaGCGGGCTGCAGATTGGCAGCACCTTCAGCCTCAACCCGGAGACCCAAATGCAAGCGTCCACGAGCAGGCCTGCGACCTTTAACCCCGGCCGGGTCGGCACCGCCAACGAGCCTGTGCAGAACGGGGAGACCACCACACACCAAAGATCTG ATTTGTGGATATCCCAGTCGGCTACTTTCccgaggaaccagaagcagccCGGCGTGGACTCCCCGGCACCGGCCGCCTCGCTGCCCAAGCAGGTGCCCTCACCCTCGGGCTCCCAGCAGGCCCCCAGGACGGTCAAGGTCACCTGCGCCAACTGCCGCAAGCCCCTGAAGAAAGGACAGACGGCCTACCAGCGCAAAGGCTCCGCCCACCTCTTCTGCTCCACCACCTGCCTCTCCGCCTTCTCCCACAAGCCCGCCCCCAAGAAGAACTGCACCATGTGCAAGAA AGATATCACCAGTATGAAAGGAACAATAGTTGCCCAGGTGGACTCAAGCGAGTCCTTCCAGGAGTTCTGCAGCACTGGCTGTCTTTCGTCGTACGAGAACAAACAGAACCCGCCCAAGACCCCTGTGAAGACCAGGTGTACGGTCTGCGGGAAACTGACTGAA ATTCGCCACGAAGTCAGCTTTAAGAACGTCACCCACAAGATCTGCAGCGACATGTGTTTCAACCGCTACCGTATGGCGAACGGGCTGATCATGAACTGCTGCGAGCATTGTGGGGGCTACCTGCCCACCAAGGCCAACCACTTCCTTGTCATCGATGGCCAGCAGAAACGCTTCTGCTCTCACAACTGCGTCAAGGACTACAAGCAG GCACACGGGAAGATGACGATCTGCAGCGGGTGTAAGACTTCGTGCCGCGCTCTCACAGGCACGCACTGCATCGGGGCAAATGGCACCATGGAAACGTTCTGCTCCGCCATCTGCATGGCCAAGACCAAGGGCTCCACCACCACCgtcagcaccaccaccaccaccacca CTACTGAACCCCGCTGTCATTTCTGTAAAGAGAAGGCCTTGCCGCAGTACCAGGCCACACTTCCAGAGGGGGTGGTGTATAACTACTGCAGCTCCACCTGCATGACTAAATTTCAG GATTTTACTGCCCTTTCCGGGAAAAAGTCAAACGGTCAGACGGCACCTTCCTCCACAACCAACAACATTCAGCTCAAGTGCAATTACTGCAGAGGGGCCTTCAGTCTGAAGCCCCAGACCCTGGAGTGGGAG AACAAAGTCTACCAGTTCTGTAGCAAGCCCTGCTGCGACGACTATAAGAAGTTGCACTGCATAGTTACGTTCTGCGAGTACTGTCAGGAGGAGAAGACTCTTCACGAAACCGTCAAGTTCTCAGGGGTGAAGAAGCCCTTCTGCAGTGAGG GATGCAAACTGCTGTACAAGCAGGAATTTGCCAAGCGACTGGGGCTGAAGTGTGTCACATGCAACCATTGCACCCAGATGTGCAAGAGAGGCGTGACCAAGCAGATCGACGGAGTACAGCGGGACTTCTGCAGCGAGCCCTGCGCCAATAAGTTCAATGACTGGTACTACAAG GCGGCGCGCTGTGACTGCTGTAAGCTGCAGGGGAATCTGAGCGAGTCGGTGCAATGGAGGGCTGAGATGAAGCACTTCTGCGACCAGCAGTGTCTCCTCCGCTTCTACTGTCAGCAGAACGAGCCCAACCTGGCCACGCAGAAAGGGCCCGAAAACATGTCCTACG GGCCTGGAGGACAGCCACAGGGAACCAAGGCAACG GTGTATAATCAGACCTCTGTGCCTGCCTTCGCTGGGGGAGGAATGCTGAAGGACGTTAAAAACAAGGCTGTGCTCTGCAAGCCCCTCACGCTGACCAAGGCTACCTACTGCAAACCCCACATGCAGAGCAAGCACTGCCAAACAg AGGAAGAGGTGCAAAAGGAGTACATCCCGGTCCCGGTCCCTGTCCCCGTCTTCATCCCTGTGCCAATGAACATGTACGCACAGGCCACGCCAACACCTGTCACCCTACCTGTCCCG ATCCCCGTGCCTGTGTTCCTGCCCACCACCCTGAGCGGTGCGGAGCAGATCGTTCAGACCATCGCTGAGCTGAAGATCAAAATCCCGGCTGACCCACTGGAGGCTGAGCTCCTGGCCATGGCGGAGATGATTGCTGAGGCGGATGAGGAGAAGCCCGACTGCACAG ATGTGAGATGTGAAAGTGCGGATAGCGCGGACGTAAAGAGAGAGACCGTGAAGAGTGAGAGCAGCAGCTcgggagaagaggaagaggaagaggaagaggaggatgattCCTACCAGCCCCATCTGGATCTTGAGGACGATTTTCCCAGAG ttCCTGATCCCGTTCCAGCTGTGGAAGGCCTTGATGCTGAAATCGGCTTCACGCTGCCTCTGGTCctgggggatgagagagaggacaagCCTGGAATCAAGGTTGAACAGAAG GGACGCAAGAGGAAAGCGGTGGAAATGGACGCCTCTCCCTCATCGCCCGACACCTCATCAATGAGCTGCTCCTTCCCCCTCAAGTCCCGGTACGGAGTGAACGCCTGGAAGAGATGGGTACTGACGAGGAAGAACCACCCCCAGGACGACAAGGGGAAAGACCGACTCAAAGACG TGAAGCCCTCCCGGCTGAAGAGGAACCTGCTGTCCCTCAGGGCGGCCGAGCTGAACTACGGGTTGTCCCGCTTCGTCAGCGAGGCCCGGCGGCCGGGCGGGGAGTCCTACGCCCCCGACAGCATCTTCTACCTCTGCCTGGGGATCCAGCGG TATCTGCTGGACAACGGGAGGACTGAGGACATCTTCAGTGACCCATACTACCAGCTGTTTGGACAGGAGCTGAACAGAGTCCTCCAAGGCTGGCAGCCCAGTGTGCTTCCTGAtg GCTCTCTGTGGGGGCGGGTGGAGGAGCAGGCCCTGTGGAGCAGTAGACAGCTGGGCCAGCACTCCCCCATCGCCCTGCTGCGCTCCCTGGTCTACCTCAACACCAAGTACTTCGGCCTGAGGACCGTGGACCAACACCTGCGGCTCTCTTTCGGGAAGGTGTACGAGCAGCGCACGGTCACCCCGCACTCCAAGGACACCTCCTTCTGCATCCGGATACCTTCCATTTCCCAGGATCAGG TAAAAACTGGAACAAGGAAGAGGAAACGCAAAGCGGTGGACGGAGACCCGGACTACGAGCCGGACGAGGATTCGGGAAGCTCCACTCACTGTCCCATCAAGAAGCACGAGTGCCTCCTATACGAGCTCTACCTCTCCAAATG tCCTGCAGCCTTGAAGAAGAGGACAGACGTGTTCTACATGACGCCGGACTCTTCGAGCAGCTCGGACAGTGCGCTGTGGTACAGCTCCACCCCCCTGGAGCGGGCCGTCCTGGAGAAGGTCCTGACCCGAATCCTCCTCATAAAGGACATCTATAGCCAAAGGGACCCctcggaggaagaggaggaggaggaagagggcagCGAGTAG
- the gja3 gene encoding gap junction alpha-3 protein: MGDWSFLGRLLENAQEHSTVIGKVWLTVLFIFRILVLGAAAEEVWGDEQSDFTCNTQQPGCENVCYDEAFPISHIRFWVLQIIFVSTPTLIYLGHVLHIVRMEEKRKEKEEELRKASRLQEEKDLLFKNGAGGGGGGGGSKKEKPPIRDEHGKIRIRGALLRTYVFNIIFKTLFEVGFILGQYFLYGFQLRPLYKCARWPCPNTVDCFISRPTEKTIFIIFMLVVACVSLLLNLLEIYHLGWKKVKQGMTNEFVPERESPPRTDARVESATPALRTAPPNLSYPPNYTDVTSGAAYPLPVAPAAEFKMDPLHEDLQEAASTFYISNNNNHRLASEQNWANQATEQQTRERDPGSASPSSSSSSSSSPSNTDGSVQHELQEPKDAAPPAPSPSGQGWCGGKGPQEEGHVTTMVEMHEVPVAVTDARRLSRASKTSSVRARPNDLAV; encoded by the coding sequence ATGGGTGACTGGAGCTTTCTGGGGCGGCTGCTGGAGAACGCGCAGGAACACTCGACGGTGATCGGGAAGGTGTGGTTGACGGTCCTCTTCATCTTCAGGATCCTGGTGCTGGGGGCCGCGGCGGAGGAGGTCTGGGGCGATGAGCAGTCCGACTTCACCTGCAACACGCAGCAGCCCGGGTGCGAGAACGTGTGCTACGACGAGGCCTTCCCCATCTCGCACATCCGCTTCTGGGTGCTGCAGATCATCTTCGTCTCCACGCCCACCCTTATCTACCTGGGCCACGTGCTGCACATCGTCCGCATGGAGGAGAAGcgcaaggagaaggaggaggagctgcgcAAGGCCAGCAGGCTCCAGGAGGAGAAGGACCTCCTCTTTAAAAATGGGGCaggcgggggaggaggagggggaggcagtAAAAAGGAGAAGCCGCCAATCAGAGACGAGCACGGGAAAATCCGTATCCGGGGGGCCCTGCTGCGCACCTACGTGTTCAACATCATTTTTAAGACCCTGTTTGAGGTCGGGTTCATTTTAGGCCAGTACTTCCTGTACGGCTTTCAGCTGCGGCCCTTGTACAAGTGCGCGCGGTGGCCCTGCCCCAACACGGTCGACTGCTTCATCTCCCGACCCACGGAAAAGACCATCTTCATCATATTTATGCTTGTGGTGGCTTGCGTGTCTCTTTTGCTGAATCTGTTAGAGATCTATCACCTGGGATGGAAGAAGGTCAAGCAGGGCATGACCAACGAGTTTGTGCCCGAGCGTGAGTCGCCGCCCCGCACCGACGCCCGGGTCGAATCCGCGACCCCCGCCCTGAGAACTGCCCCCCCCAACCTCAGCTACCCACCGAACTACACGGACGTGACCTCGGGGGCCGCGTACCCCCTGCCGGTGGCCCCAGCGGCCGAGTTCAAGATGGATCCTCTCCATGAGGACCTCCAGGAGGCCGCCTCGACCTTCTacatcagcaacaacaacaaccacaggCTGGCCTCTGAGCAGAACTGGGCCAACCAGGCTACCGAGCAGCAGACTCGGGAGAGGGATCCGGGttctgcttccccctcctcctcctcttcatcctcctcttccccttccAACACCGACGGCAGTGTCCAGCACGAGCTACAGGAGCCGAAGGAtgcggccccgcccgcccccagCCCGAGCGGCCAGGGCTGGTGCGGCGGGAAGGGGCCCCAGGAAGAGGGTCATGTGACCACCATGGTGGAGATGCACGAGGTCCCTGTGGCGGTAACAGACGCCCGGCGACTCAGCAGGGCCAGCAAGACCAGCAGCGTCAGAGCTAGGCCCAACGACCTGGCCGTGTAG
- the zmym2 gene encoding zinc finger MYM-type protein 2 isoform X2 — MFDDLWISQSATFPRNQKQPGVDSPAPAASLPKQVPSPSGSQQAPRTVKVTCANCRKPLKKGQTAYQRKGSAHLFCSTTCLSAFSHKPAPKKNCTMCKKDITSMKGTIVAQVDSSESFQEFCSTGCLSSYENKQNPPKTPVKTRCTVCGKLTEIRHEVSFKNVTHKICSDMCFNRYRMANGLIMNCCEHCGGYLPTKANHFLVIDGQQKRFCSHNCVKDYKQAHGKMTICSGCKTSCRALTGTHCIGANGTMETFCSAICMAKTKGSTTTVSTTTTTTTTEPRCHFCKEKALPQYQATLPEGVVYNYCSSTCMTKFQDFTALSGKKSNGQTAPSSTTNNIQLKCNYCRGAFSLKPQTLEWENKVYQFCSKPCCDDYKKLHCIVTFCEYCQEEKTLHETVKFSGVKKPFCSEGCKLLYKQEFAKRLGLKCVTCNHCTQMCKRGVTKQIDGVQRDFCSEPCANKFNDWYYKAARCDCCKLQGNLSESVQWRAEMKHFCDQQCLLRFYCQQNEPNLATQKGPENMSYGPGGQPQGTKATVYNQTSVPAFAGGGMLKDVKNKAVLCKPLTLTKATYCKPHMQSKHCQTEEEVQKEYIPVPVPVPVFIPVPMNMYAQATPTPVTLPVPIPVPVFLPTTLSGAEQIVQTIAELKIKIPADPLEAELLAMAEMIAEADEEKPDCTDVRCESADSADVKRETVKSESSSSGEEEEEEEEEDDSYQPHLDLEDDFPRVPDPVPAVEGLDAEIGFTLPLVLGDEREDKPGIKVEQKGRKRKAVEMDASPSSPDTSSMSCSFPLKSRYGVNAWKRWVLTRKNHPQDDKGKDRLKDVKPSRLKRNLLSLRAAELNYGLSRFVSEARRPGGESYAPDSIFYLCLGIQRYLLDNGRTEDIFSDPYYQLFGQELNRVLQGWQPSVLPDGSLWGRVEEQALWSSRQLGQHSPIALLRSLVYLNTKYFGLRTVDQHLRLSFGKVYEQRTVTPHSKDTSFCIRIPSISQDQVKTGTRKRKRKAVDGDPDYEPDEDSGSSTHCPIKKHECLLYELYLSKCPAALKKRTDVFYMTPDSSSSSDSALWYSSTPLERAVLEKVLTRILLIKDIYSQRDPSEEEEEEEEGSE, encoded by the exons atgtttgatg ATTTGTGGATATCCCAGTCGGCTACTTTCccgaggaaccagaagcagccCGGCGTGGACTCCCCGGCACCGGCCGCCTCGCTGCCCAAGCAGGTGCCCTCACCCTCGGGCTCCCAGCAGGCCCCCAGGACGGTCAAGGTCACCTGCGCCAACTGCCGCAAGCCCCTGAAGAAAGGACAGACGGCCTACCAGCGCAAAGGCTCCGCCCACCTCTTCTGCTCCACCACCTGCCTCTCCGCCTTCTCCCACAAGCCCGCCCCCAAGAAGAACTGCACCATGTGCAAGAA AGATATCACCAGTATGAAAGGAACAATAGTTGCCCAGGTGGACTCAAGCGAGTCCTTCCAGGAGTTCTGCAGCACTGGCTGTCTTTCGTCGTACGAGAACAAACAGAACCCGCCCAAGACCCCTGTGAAGACCAGGTGTACGGTCTGCGGGAAACTGACTGAA ATTCGCCACGAAGTCAGCTTTAAGAACGTCACCCACAAGATCTGCAGCGACATGTGTTTCAACCGCTACCGTATGGCGAACGGGCTGATCATGAACTGCTGCGAGCATTGTGGGGGCTACCTGCCCACCAAGGCCAACCACTTCCTTGTCATCGATGGCCAGCAGAAACGCTTCTGCTCTCACAACTGCGTCAAGGACTACAAGCAG GCACACGGGAAGATGACGATCTGCAGCGGGTGTAAGACTTCGTGCCGCGCTCTCACAGGCACGCACTGCATCGGGGCAAATGGCACCATGGAAACGTTCTGCTCCGCCATCTGCATGGCCAAGACCAAGGGCTCCACCACCACCgtcagcaccaccaccaccaccacca CTACTGAACCCCGCTGTCATTTCTGTAAAGAGAAGGCCTTGCCGCAGTACCAGGCCACACTTCCAGAGGGGGTGGTGTATAACTACTGCAGCTCCACCTGCATGACTAAATTTCAG GATTTTACTGCCCTTTCCGGGAAAAAGTCAAACGGTCAGACGGCACCTTCCTCCACAACCAACAACATTCAGCTCAAGTGCAATTACTGCAGAGGGGCCTTCAGTCTGAAGCCCCAGACCCTGGAGTGGGAG AACAAAGTCTACCAGTTCTGTAGCAAGCCCTGCTGCGACGACTATAAGAAGTTGCACTGCATAGTTACGTTCTGCGAGTACTGTCAGGAGGAGAAGACTCTTCACGAAACCGTCAAGTTCTCAGGGGTGAAGAAGCCCTTCTGCAGTGAGG GATGCAAACTGCTGTACAAGCAGGAATTTGCCAAGCGACTGGGGCTGAAGTGTGTCACATGCAACCATTGCACCCAGATGTGCAAGAGAGGCGTGACCAAGCAGATCGACGGAGTACAGCGGGACTTCTGCAGCGAGCCCTGCGCCAATAAGTTCAATGACTGGTACTACAAG GCGGCGCGCTGTGACTGCTGTAAGCTGCAGGGGAATCTGAGCGAGTCGGTGCAATGGAGGGCTGAGATGAAGCACTTCTGCGACCAGCAGTGTCTCCTCCGCTTCTACTGTCAGCAGAACGAGCCCAACCTGGCCACGCAGAAAGGGCCCGAAAACATGTCCTACG GGCCTGGAGGACAGCCACAGGGAACCAAGGCAACG GTGTATAATCAGACCTCTGTGCCTGCCTTCGCTGGGGGAGGAATGCTGAAGGACGTTAAAAACAAGGCTGTGCTCTGCAAGCCCCTCACGCTGACCAAGGCTACCTACTGCAAACCCCACATGCAGAGCAAGCACTGCCAAACAg AGGAAGAGGTGCAAAAGGAGTACATCCCGGTCCCGGTCCCTGTCCCCGTCTTCATCCCTGTGCCAATGAACATGTACGCACAGGCCACGCCAACACCTGTCACCCTACCTGTCCCG ATCCCCGTGCCTGTGTTCCTGCCCACCACCCTGAGCGGTGCGGAGCAGATCGTTCAGACCATCGCTGAGCTGAAGATCAAAATCCCGGCTGACCCACTGGAGGCTGAGCTCCTGGCCATGGCGGAGATGATTGCTGAGGCGGATGAGGAGAAGCCCGACTGCACAG ATGTGAGATGTGAAAGTGCGGATAGCGCGGACGTAAAGAGAGAGACCGTGAAGAGTGAGAGCAGCAGCTcgggagaagaggaagaggaagaggaagaggaggatgattCCTACCAGCCCCATCTGGATCTTGAGGACGATTTTCCCAGAG ttCCTGATCCCGTTCCAGCTGTGGAAGGCCTTGATGCTGAAATCGGCTTCACGCTGCCTCTGGTCctgggggatgagagagaggacaagCCTGGAATCAAGGTTGAACAGAAG GGACGCAAGAGGAAAGCGGTGGAAATGGACGCCTCTCCCTCATCGCCCGACACCTCATCAATGAGCTGCTCCTTCCCCCTCAAGTCCCGGTACGGAGTGAACGCCTGGAAGAGATGGGTACTGACGAGGAAGAACCACCCCCAGGACGACAAGGGGAAAGACCGACTCAAAGACG TGAAGCCCTCCCGGCTGAAGAGGAACCTGCTGTCCCTCAGGGCGGCCGAGCTGAACTACGGGTTGTCCCGCTTCGTCAGCGAGGCCCGGCGGCCGGGCGGGGAGTCCTACGCCCCCGACAGCATCTTCTACCTCTGCCTGGGGATCCAGCGG TATCTGCTGGACAACGGGAGGACTGAGGACATCTTCAGTGACCCATACTACCAGCTGTTTGGACAGGAGCTGAACAGAGTCCTCCAAGGCTGGCAGCCCAGTGTGCTTCCTGAtg GCTCTCTGTGGGGGCGGGTGGAGGAGCAGGCCCTGTGGAGCAGTAGACAGCTGGGCCAGCACTCCCCCATCGCCCTGCTGCGCTCCCTGGTCTACCTCAACACCAAGTACTTCGGCCTGAGGACCGTGGACCAACACCTGCGGCTCTCTTTCGGGAAGGTGTACGAGCAGCGCACGGTCACCCCGCACTCCAAGGACACCTCCTTCTGCATCCGGATACCTTCCATTTCCCAGGATCAGG TAAAAACTGGAACAAGGAAGAGGAAACGCAAAGCGGTGGACGGAGACCCGGACTACGAGCCGGACGAGGATTCGGGAAGCTCCACTCACTGTCCCATCAAGAAGCACGAGTGCCTCCTATACGAGCTCTACCTCTCCAAATG tCCTGCAGCCTTGAAGAAGAGGACAGACGTGTTCTACATGACGCCGGACTCTTCGAGCAGCTCGGACAGTGCGCTGTGGTACAGCTCCACCCCCCTGGAGCGGGCCGTCCTGGAGAAGGTCCTGACCCGAATCCTCCTCATAAAGGACATCTATAGCCAAAGGGACCCctcggaggaagaggaggaggaggaagagggcagCGAGTAG